A genomic segment from Myxococcota bacterium encodes:
- a CDS encoding SDR family NAD(P)-dependent oxidoreductase gives MTPPAAALDDPAALAAARHPELSGRVAIVTGGTRGIGLGIVRVLARAGMKLVVTGRRAERLERVSAELAEGGFPHVALQADHARAESSRAVVERAAADFGRVDALVANAQSYRPVTPLADVTERDFDTVLETGPKGTLWLMQAVLPHMRALGRGRIVTFGSAMGNTGAPGYGPYAAAKEAVRSLTRTAAREWGRDGITVNCVCPASVAHRLPPADDDGARARAFAAMYADHPLGRDGDPVADIAPVVAFLLSDGSQYVTGQTLMVDGGGILRA, from the coding sequence ATGACGCCGCCCGCCGCCGCGCTCGACGATCCGGCCGCGCTCGCCGCCGCGCGCCATCCCGAGCTCTCGGGTCGCGTGGCGATCGTCACGGGCGGCACGCGCGGGATCGGGCTCGGCATCGTGCGCGTGCTCGCGCGCGCGGGCATGAAGCTCGTCGTCACGGGCCGCCGGGCCGAGCGCCTCGAGCGCGTGAGCGCCGAGCTCGCGGAGGGCGGCTTCCCGCACGTCGCGCTGCAGGCCGACCACGCGCGCGCCGAGTCGAGCCGCGCCGTCGTCGAGCGCGCCGCGGCCGACTTCGGGCGCGTCGACGCGCTCGTCGCGAACGCGCAGTCGTACCGCCCCGTGACGCCGCTCGCCGACGTGACGGAGCGCGACTTCGACACGGTGCTCGAGACGGGGCCCAAGGGAACGCTGTGGCTGATGCAGGCCGTGCTCCCGCACATGCGCGCGCTCGGCCGCGGCCGCATCGTGACGTTCGGCTCCGCGATGGGGAACACGGGCGCGCCGGGCTACGGCCCGTACGCCGCGGCGAAGGAGGCGGTGCGCTCGCTCACGCGCACGGCCGCGCGCGAGTGGGGGCGCGACGGCATCACGGTCAACTGCGTGTGCCCGGCCTCCGTGGCGCACCGCCTGCCGCCGGCCGACGACGACGGCGCGCGCGCGCGCGCCTTCGCGGCGATGTACGCCGACCACCCGCTCGGCCGCGACGGCGACCCCGTCGCCGACATCGCGCCCGTCGTCGCCTTCCTGCTCTCGGACGGGAGCCAGTACGTGACGGGGCAGACGCTGATGGTCGACGGCGGCGGCATCCTGCGCGCCTAG
- a CDS encoding DUF1214 domain-containing protein, translating to MAERGGASGERPELAAWRAFCRRIESLGEEVLREPYPCAPEDGPEGIAHLADQVACWLGWSIGHLDATAPFFHRSNDLFTQWGGPNQDNAYHHARIDPRRRYRVSGRMNACEDFALTLRAGFMHMEVWGTKLAITASERGIGPGDAFELLFGGDGSEPGWIAIPDDVTTLSLREYYLDWRPAEPAVFAIECLDDVPAPPRLDGAAVAGRLEHALAQVDRSMTQWNAYLREHRAKGRDNTFALPQKLSKGLPAARYAFCFFDLDPGEALVVETDVPDARYWSLQLATMGWFEPVDPVHRITSINQRQAHVDGDGRVRVVVAHADPGAPNWLDTGGHRDGLLTFRWFWPRSDPSPTTRVARLDEVDALLPQGSPRVGPDERRRDVARRKAHLAWRFRT from the coding sequence ATGGCGGAGCGGGGAGGGGCTTCGGGCGAGCGGCCGGAGCTCGCGGCGTGGCGCGCCTTCTGCCGCCGCATCGAGTCGCTCGGCGAGGAGGTGCTGCGCGAGCCCTATCCGTGCGCGCCCGAGGACGGGCCCGAGGGCATCGCGCACCTCGCCGACCAGGTCGCGTGCTGGCTCGGATGGTCGATCGGGCACCTCGACGCGACGGCCCCGTTCTTCCATCGCTCGAACGATCTCTTCACGCAGTGGGGCGGCCCGAACCAGGACAACGCCTACCACCACGCGCGCATCGATCCGCGCCGGCGCTACCGCGTGAGCGGCCGCATGAACGCGTGCGAGGACTTCGCGCTCACGCTGCGCGCCGGGTTCATGCACATGGAGGTCTGGGGCACGAAGCTCGCGATCACCGCGTCGGAGCGCGGCATCGGCCCGGGCGATGCATTCGAGCTCCTCTTCGGCGGCGACGGCAGCGAGCCCGGGTGGATCGCGATTCCCGACGACGTGACCACGCTGTCGCTGCGCGAGTACTACCTCGACTGGAGGCCCGCGGAGCCGGCGGTGTTCGCGATCGAGTGCCTCGACGACGTGCCGGCGCCACCGCGGCTCGACGGCGCCGCCGTCGCCGGGCGCCTCGAGCACGCGCTCGCGCAGGTCGATCGCTCGATGACGCAGTGGAACGCGTACCTGCGCGAGCACCGCGCGAAGGGGCGCGACAACACCTTCGCCCTGCCGCAGAAGCTCTCGAAGGGCCTGCCCGCCGCACGCTATGCGTTCTGCTTCTTCGATCTCGACCCCGGCGAGGCGCTCGTCGTCGAGACCGACGTCCCCGACGCGCGCTACTGGAGCCTGCAGCTCGCGACGATGGGCTGGTTCGAGCCGGTCGACCCGGTGCACCGCATCACGTCGATCAACCAGCGCCAGGCGCACGTCGACGGCGACGGCCGCGTCCGCGTCGTCGTCGCGCATGCCGACCCGGGCGCGCCGAACTGGCTCGACACGGGCGGCCATCGCGACGGCCTGCTCACCTTCCGCTGGTTCTGGCCGCGGAGCGACCCGAGCCCGACGACGCGCGTCGCGCGCCTCGACGAGGTCGACGCGCTGCTCCCACAGGGCTCGCCGCGCGTCGGGCCCGACGAGCGCCGGCGCGACGTCGCGCGCCGCAAGGCCCACCTCGCATGGCGCTTCCGCACGTGA
- a CDS encoding sulfotransferase, translated as MALPHVSGAASEAGWPPPPRPDWVAAINAGAVPLLAAEAELPFERDALLGEALAAQGLDARDAAAFGAPGFDAEPALEGLARAATAIEEEARLHVLGRVLARRFLLRLLVGRLQLMRFVRDDPGVRDEELASPLVVAGAPRTGTTALYAMLAADPAHRAPLGWELLHPVPPPPADASLRAADPRIAIADRELTAPQTVVSGLRAIHAYGARRPKECLSAMSFSLLSEEITARFFVPSYAAWLEACDPAPAYDVHRLVLQVLQRRSGPAAWVLKSPVHLHALPALLRAHPGARVVVTHRDPVAMLASLASLIATLRYAHSDEVDLARVAAEHARRFGASLARLVAWDDAGALPATRVRHVRHAELARRGVGVVEDVYAWAGRPLSDAVRAEMAAVAARGGDEGAGGHAYSIAATGLDAAALRRDLAAYRARFEVPDEAVGTA; from the coding sequence ATGGCGCTTCCGCACGTGAGCGGCGCGGCCTCCGAAGCGGGCTGGCCTCCGCCGCCGCGTCCCGACTGGGTCGCCGCGATCAACGCGGGAGCCGTTCCGCTGCTCGCGGCCGAGGCGGAGCTCCCGTTCGAGCGCGACGCGCTGCTCGGCGAGGCGCTCGCCGCGCAGGGGCTCGACGCGCGCGACGCCGCGGCGTTCGGCGCGCCGGGCTTCGACGCGGAGCCCGCGCTCGAGGGGCTCGCGCGCGCGGCGACGGCGATCGAGGAGGAGGCGCGCCTGCACGTGCTCGGGCGCGTGCTCGCGCGCCGCTTCCTGTTGCGACTGCTCGTCGGCCGCCTGCAGCTGATGCGCTTCGTGCGCGACGACCCGGGCGTGCGCGACGAGGAGCTCGCGTCGCCGCTCGTCGTCGCGGGCGCGCCGCGCACCGGCACGACGGCGCTCTACGCGATGCTCGCGGCCGACCCGGCGCACCGCGCGCCCCTCGGCTGGGAGCTGCTGCACCCCGTGCCGCCGCCGCCCGCGGACGCCTCGCTGCGCGCGGCCGACCCGCGCATCGCCATCGCCGATCGCGAGCTCACCGCGCCGCAGACGGTCGTGTCGGGGCTGCGCGCGATCCACGCCTACGGCGCGCGCCGCCCGAAGGAGTGCCTGTCGGCGATGTCGTTCTCACTCCTCTCGGAGGAGATCACCGCGCGCTTCTTCGTGCCGAGCTATGCGGCGTGGCTCGAGGCGTGCGACCCGGCGCCCGCCTACGACGTGCACCGCCTCGTGCTGCAGGTGCTGCAGCGGAGGAGCGGGCCCGCGGCGTGGGTGCTCAAGTCGCCCGTCCACCTCCACGCGCTCCCCGCGCTCCTGCGCGCGCATCCGGGTGCGCGCGTCGTCGTCACGCACCGCGACCCGGTCGCGATGCTCGCCTCGCTCGCGAGCCTGATCGCGACGCTGCGCTACGCGCACAGCGACGAGGTCGACCTCGCGCGCGTCGCGGCCGAGCACGCGCGCCGCTTCGGCGCGTCGCTCGCGCGGCTCGTCGCGTGGGACGACGCGGGCGCGCTCCCCGCGACGCGCGTGCGGCACGTGCGGCACGCCGAGCTCGCGCGCCGCGGCGTCGGCGTCGTCGAGGACGTGTACGCGTGGGCGGGGCGGCCGCTCTCCGACGCGGTGCGCGCGGAGATGGCGGCGGTCGCCGCGCGCGGCGGCGACGAGGGAGCGGGCGGGCACGCGTACTCGATCGCGGCGACGGGCCTCGACGCCGCCGCACTGCGGCGCGACCTCGCGGCCTATCGCGCGCGCTTCGAGGTGCCCGACGAGGCGGTGGGCACCGCCTAG
- a CDS encoding NAD(P)H-dependent oxidoreductase → MAARRSSSGPQPPHRSRRPGEEWHAVGDARELARRELQQIVVHGTRIALSHKDGEFGAISGACNHAGGPLGQGCLEGEFVVCPWHQWRFHRRDGHGERGFESDVVPAYRTRVRDGVLEVSVTPHVKRHRTKHAPHPLAREPVRAPGPVRVVGISTTAMSADYPRFSTSDELLDVAIAHAAARGCDTRTIRLRDLSFRHCEGYYSKAARACTWPCSITQMDPDDELDRVYEAVVHWADVFVVATPIRWGNPSSLYYKMVERMNCIQNQVTIAGRTLLRDKVVTAIITGGQDNVQGVAGQMLGFFTELGCHVPQYAYIAHSRGWDAEDMERNVAVVQRSEALRVAARGLVERGVELAERLLATDGAALVRAGRKGQRVGAADGPGANEPGADGPGAKGEGSGADGGPDAPA, encoded by the coding sequence ATGGCCGCGCGCAGATCGTCGTCGGGACCGCAGCCTCCGCACCGCAGCCGCCGCCCCGGCGAGGAGTGGCACGCCGTCGGCGACGCGCGCGAGCTCGCGCGCCGCGAGCTCCAGCAGATCGTCGTCCACGGCACGCGCATCGCGCTGTCGCACAAGGACGGCGAGTTCGGCGCGATCTCGGGCGCCTGCAACCACGCGGGCGGGCCGCTCGGCCAGGGCTGTCTCGAGGGCGAGTTCGTCGTGTGCCCGTGGCACCAGTGGCGCTTCCACCGCCGCGACGGCCATGGCGAGCGCGGCTTCGAGTCGGACGTGGTGCCGGCCTACCGGACGCGCGTGCGCGACGGCGTGCTCGAGGTGTCGGTGACGCCGCACGTCAAGCGCCACCGCACGAAGCACGCGCCGCACCCGCTCGCGCGCGAGCCCGTCCGCGCGCCCGGGCCGGTGCGCGTGGTGGGCATCTCGACCACCGCGATGAGCGCCGACTACCCGCGCTTCTCGACGTCGGACGAGCTCCTCGACGTGGCCATCGCGCACGCGGCCGCGCGCGGCTGCGACACGCGCACGATCCGCCTGCGCGATCTCTCGTTCCGCCACTGCGAGGGCTACTACTCGAAGGCCGCGCGCGCCTGCACGTGGCCGTGCTCGATCACGCAGATGGACCCGGACGACGAGCTCGACCGCGTCTACGAGGCGGTCGTCCACTGGGCCGACGTGTTCGTCGTCGCGACGCCCATCCGCTGGGGCAACCCGAGCAGCCTCTACTACAAGATGGTCGAGCGCATGAACTGCATCCAGAACCAGGTGACGATCGCGGGACGCACGCTGCTGCGCGACAAGGTCGTGACCGCGATCATCACCGGCGGGCAGGACAACGTGCAGGGCGTCGCGGGCCAGATGCTCGGCTTCTTCACCGAGCTCGGCTGCCACGTTCCGCAGTACGCCTACATCGCGCACTCGCGCGGCTGGGACGCGGAGGACATGGAGCGCAACGTCGCCGTCGTGCAGCGCAGCGAGGCGCTCCGCGTCGCGGCGCGCGGCCTCGTGGAGCGCGGCGTCGAGCTGGCCGAGCGGCTGCTCGCGACCGACGGCGCCGCGCTCGTGCGCGCGGGCCGCAAGGGGCAGCGCGTCGGCGCCGCGGACGGACCGGGTGCGAACGAACCGGGTGCGGACGGGCCGGGCGCGAAGGGCGAGGGGTCGGGCGCGGACGGCGGGCCGGACGCGCCCGCCTAA
- a CDS encoding SDR family oxidoreductase, with translation MLLEDKVAIVTGIGPAMGRSIALAFAREGAKLALCARRKDRLQAVVDEVEAAGGEVLAVPTDITDRAACQRLVDATLERFGRIDVLVQNGHYDGDYKVVTDSDPDDWRAIMEVNLFGALHLVQLVAPSMRSRRDGRIVLINTGASTDPPPTLGAYAASKAALASLARTIAVELGPDGIRANGVQLGPVKGENWDGWIAAGAKEAGMSEPDFEALQCRDVPLRSVPTADECAGAVLFLASDLARPITGQSLAVNGGRWFVA, from the coding sequence ATGCTGCTCGAGGACAAGGTCGCGATCGTCACCGGCATCGGCCCCGCGATGGGGCGCTCGATCGCGCTCGCGTTCGCGCGCGAGGGCGCGAAGCTCGCGCTGTGCGCGCGGCGGAAGGATCGCCTCCAGGCGGTCGTCGACGAGGTCGAGGCCGCGGGCGGCGAAGTGCTCGCGGTGCCCACCGACATCACCGACCGCGCGGCGTGCCAGCGGCTCGTCGACGCGACGCTCGAGCGCTTCGGGCGCATCGACGTGCTCGTGCAGAACGGCCACTACGACGGCGACTACAAGGTCGTGACGGACTCCGACCCCGACGACTGGCGCGCGATCATGGAGGTGAACCTGTTCGGCGCGCTCCACCTCGTGCAGCTCGTCGCGCCGTCGATGCGGTCGCGGCGCGACGGCCGCATCGTCCTCATCAACACCGGCGCGAGCACGGACCCGCCGCCGACGCTCGGCGCCTATGCCGCGTCGAAGGCCGCGCTCGCGAGCCTGGCGCGCACGATCGCCGTCGAGCTCGGCCCCGACGGCATCCGCGCCAACGGCGTGCAGCTCGGCCCCGTGAAGGGCGAGAACTGGGACGGCTGGATCGCGGCGGGCGCGAAGGAGGCCGGCATGAGCGAGCCGGACTTCGAGGCGCTGCAGTGCCGCGACGTACCGCTGCGCAGCGTGCCGACGGCCGACGAGTGCGCGGGCGCCGTGCTCTTCCTCGCGTCCGACCTCGCGCGGCCGATCACCGGACAGAGCCTCGCCGTCAACGGCGGCCGCTGGTTCGTCGCGTGA
- a CDS encoding dihydrodipicolinate reductase has translation MTTASRPLRVIQWATGSVGRHAIPAILADPSLALAGVWVHTPAKVGRDAGELVGLPPLGVRATGSIDEVLAVDADCVLYAPLLADLDEMCRILASGKNLVTPTGWVYLKDPALVERIEDACREGGVSFHGTGIHPGFGGDRLPLVVSALSRRIDRIEVAEICDLSNMSESPQMIFDQLGFGATPEEARANPPALLSVMSRIFCESMDMVAAGLGFELDDYRTGYEFALATRDVETAAGTIPEGRVAGQHYHYTGFVRGVPMIAFRTYWKMTDHMEPRWPYDATLEYRVEIAGDPPLRCSFGPVTDGTSSEFGLLATAMNCVNAIAPVCHAPPGIRTPLDLPLLTGRGRVRLPA, from the coding sequence ATGACCACCGCGAGCCGACCGCTCCGCGTGATCCAGTGGGCGACGGGCAGCGTCGGGCGCCACGCGATCCCCGCGATCCTGGCCGACCCTTCGCTCGCGCTCGCGGGCGTGTGGGTGCACACGCCGGCGAAGGTGGGGCGCGACGCCGGCGAGCTCGTCGGCCTGCCGCCGCTCGGCGTGCGCGCGACGGGCTCGATCGACGAGGTGCTCGCGGTCGATGCCGACTGCGTGCTCTACGCGCCGCTGCTCGCCGACCTCGACGAGATGTGTCGCATCCTCGCTTCGGGCAAGAACCTCGTGACGCCGACGGGCTGGGTCTACCTGAAGGATCCCGCGCTCGTCGAGCGCATCGAGGACGCGTGCCGCGAGGGCGGCGTCTCCTTCCACGGCACGGGCATCCACCCGGGCTTCGGCGGCGACCGCCTCCCGCTCGTCGTCTCCGCGCTCTCCCGCCGCATCGACCGCATCGAGGTCGCGGAGATCTGCGACCTCTCGAACATGAGCGAGAGCCCGCAGATGATCTTCGACCAGCTCGGCTTCGGCGCGACGCCCGAGGAGGCGCGCGCGAACCCGCCCGCGCTGCTCTCGGTGATGAGCCGGATCTTCTGCGAGTCGATGGACATGGTCGCGGCGGGGCTCGGCTTCGAGCTCGACGACTACCGCACCGGCTACGAGTTCGCGCTCGCGACGCGCGACGTCGAGACCGCGGCGGGAACGATTCCGGAGGGGCGCGTCGCCGGGCAGCACTACCACTACACCGGCTTCGTGCGCGGCGTTCCGATGATCGCCTTCCGCACCTACTGGAAGATGACCGACCACATGGAGCCGCGCTGGCCGTACGACGCGACGCTCGAGTACCGCGTCGAGATCGCGGGCGACCCGCCGCTGCGCTGCAGCTTCGGCCCGGTGACGGACGGGACGTCGTCGGAGTTCGGACTGCTCGCGACCGCGATGAACTGCGTGAACGCGATCGCGCCCGTCTGCCACGCGCCGCCCGGCATCCGCACGCCGCTCGACCTGCCGCTGCTCACGGGCCGCGGCCGCGTGCGGCTGCCCGCCTGA
- a CDS encoding glucose 1-dehydrogenase: protein MALDLMRLDGRVAIVTGAGRGVGEGIALAMAAAGATVVAAARTKSEIDRTVAAIAARGGEALAVVADVTKGDELARLVDATVAAFGRLDVVVNNAGGQESYVPFLEIGEDVFYHHFAWNTGSAFRLSQLATPHLLATGNGAILNISSGVGHIGVRGMLPYGVAKAALDHLTRTLAEELAPKVRVNALALGAIMTPALQNTFDMDPSFRDGMIAKTPLKRIGTTEQIGAAAVFACSDAASYMTGAVIPIDGGLQDTNLPFKLPDL, encoded by the coding sequence GTGGCACTGGACCTGATGCGACTCGACGGGCGGGTGGCGATCGTGACGGGCGCCGGGCGGGGCGTCGGCGAGGGCATCGCGCTCGCCATGGCCGCGGCCGGCGCGACCGTCGTCGCGGCCGCGCGCACGAAGAGCGAGATCGACCGGACCGTCGCGGCGATCGCCGCGCGCGGAGGCGAGGCGCTCGCGGTCGTCGCCGACGTGACGAAGGGCGACGAGCTCGCGCGACTCGTCGACGCGACCGTGGCGGCGTTCGGACGGCTCGACGTCGTCGTCAACAACGCGGGCGGCCAGGAGAGCTACGTCCCGTTCCTCGAGATCGGCGAGGACGTCTTCTACCACCACTTCGCGTGGAACACGGGCTCGGCCTTCCGCCTCAGCCAGCTCGCGACGCCGCACCTGCTCGCGACGGGCAACGGCGCGATCCTCAACATCTCGTCGGGCGTCGGCCACATCGGCGTGCGCGGCATGCTGCCGTACGGCGTCGCGAAGGCCGCGCTCGACCACCTGACGCGCACGCTCGCCGAGGAGCTCGCGCCGAAGGTGCGCGTCAACGCGCTCGCGCTCGGCGCGATCATGACGCCCGCGCTCCAGAACACGTTCGACATGGATCCGTCGTTCCGCGACGGCATGATCGCGAAGACGCCGCTCAAGCGGATCGGCACGACCGAGCAGATCGGCGCGGCCGCCGTGTTCGCGTGCTCGGACGCGGCGTCGTACATGACGGGCGCGGTGATCCCGATCGACGGCGGTCTGCAGGACACGAACCTGCCGTTCAAGCTGCCGGACCTGTAG